A single genomic interval of Agromyces cerinus harbors:
- a CDS encoding aldo/keto reductase, with product MSRPLPAAPRLPLADGSSIPQLGYGLYKVPAADAAGLCLDAIDAGYRHLDTAAFYGNEREVGEAVRASGLARDELFVTSKVWKDDNGYDSTLRAFDASMRRFAFDRLDLFLIHWPVPSTDRYVDTWRALIRIRDEGRVRSIGVSNFHAHHIERLVAETGETPVVNQVELHPWLPQTALREFDAARGIRTEAWSPLARGRVLGTPLLDELAAKHGRSPAQVVLRWHVQLGNIVIPKASSPERIRENLGVFGFELDAADLAAIASLDSGERTGRDPDDD from the coding sequence ATGTCACGACCGCTTCCCGCAGCGCCCCGACTGCCGCTCGCCGATGGCTCGAGCATCCCGCAGCTCGGCTACGGCCTCTACAAGGTGCCGGCAGCGGATGCCGCGGGCCTCTGCCTCGACGCGATCGACGCGGGCTACCGACACCTCGACACCGCCGCGTTCTACGGCAATGAGCGCGAGGTCGGCGAAGCGGTGCGTGCGTCGGGGCTCGCGCGCGACGAGCTGTTCGTGACGAGCAAGGTGTGGAAGGACGACAACGGCTACGACTCCACCCTCCGTGCCTTCGACGCGTCGATGCGTCGGTTCGCGTTCGATCGGCTCGACCTCTTCCTCATCCACTGGCCGGTGCCGTCGACCGACCGGTACGTCGATACCTGGCGCGCGCTCATCCGCATCCGCGACGAGGGCCGCGTGCGCTCGATCGGCGTCTCGAACTTCCACGCCCATCACATCGAACGACTCGTCGCCGAGACCGGTGAGACTCCCGTGGTGAACCAGGTCGAGCTGCATCCGTGGCTGCCGCAGACGGCGCTGCGCGAGTTCGATGCGGCCCGCGGCATCCGCACCGAGGCGTGGTCGCCGCTCGCACGCGGCAGAGTGCTCGGCACGCCGCTGCTCGACGAGCTGGCCGCGAAGCACGGGCGGAGCCCTGCGCAGGTCGTGCTGCGCTGGCACGTGCAGCTCGGCAACATCGTGATCCCGAAGGCATCGTCGCCCGAACGCATCCGCGAGAACCTCGGCGTCTTCGGCTTCGAGCTCGACGCCGCCGACCTCGCGGCGATCGCCTCGCTCGACAGCGGCGAGCGCACCGGCCGCGATCCCGACGACGACTGA